CATACCGCGTTCACGGCGGAACTGTCGCAGTCTTCGGCCTGCGCGGCTCATCCCCGACTCTGCGCTGCCCGTCAATGCATCCCTCGATCGGTCGTCGCCAACGTTGACGATCACTTGTTTAGTGGTATAAAACACCCGCAAGCTGTTTTATGGCACTGAACGATACCTGTGACGTGCCTCTCGAACACAGAAAGGCCATGCGGTGTCCGCACCTGACAACACCCAGGACCATCCCGCCTCGACGAGCATCCGGGCCGCCGTGTTCGACGGCGCCATCTCTGTCGAGTCGGTCGAACTCGCAGCCCCCCGGCCCGGCGAGGTGCGCGTGAAGATCGCCGCCGCGGGCGTCTGCCATTCCGATCTGCATGTCACCACCGGCGCCTGGGATGTACCTGCTCCCGTGGTGCTCGGGCACGAGGGTTCCGGGGTCGTCACCGCGGTCGGCGAAGGGGTCGACGATCTCGAACCAGGCGATCACGTGGTGCTGAGCTGGGTGCCGGGCTGCGGACAGTGCCGGTACTGCCAGGCCGGACGGCCCGCTCAGTGCTCGCTCGTGGCCAATGTGGTCGCCGGCCGTGGCACCCTGTACGACGGCACCACACGGTTGTCCAATGAACGCGGGACCATCCATCACTACCTCGGTGTGTCCTCGTATGCCGAGCAGGTCGTGGTTCCTCGCAGTGGGGCCATCAAGGTCCGCAAGGACGCGCCGCTGGAGGACATCGCGATCGTCGGTTGCGCGATCGCGACCGGGGTCGGCGCGGTGCGCAACACCGCGGGTGTCGAGCCGGGTTCGACGGTGGCGGTGATCGGCTGCGGCGGTGTGGGCCTGGCCTGCGTGCAGGGAGCCCGCCTCGCCGGCGCATCGCGCATCGTCGCCATCGATGTCGTCTCCGAAAAACTGGAACTGGCAACGAAACTCGGCGCGACCGACACGATCGACGCCGCGGCGAGCGAGGACGTCGTCGCCGCCATGCGCGCGATCGAAGCCGACGGCTACGACTACGTGTTCGATGCCATCGGCAAGATCACGACCACCGAACAAGCCATTGCTGCACTGGGTCTCGGCGGAGCCGCGGTCATCGTCGGCCTGCCCCCGCAGGGTGAGCGCGCCAGCTTCGACCCGCTGGCCCTTGCCGAGGGCGATCAGCGGATCCTCGGGTCCAACTATGGCTCCGCGGTGCCCGAGCGCGACATCCCCGCGCTGGTCGACGAGGTCATGGCCGGAAACCTCGACCTCGCCTCGATGATCTCCGGACGCCGGCCGCTCGAAGAGGCCGCCGCCGCGCTCGACGATCTCGCAGCCGGACACGCGCTGCGACAACTCCTCATCCCTTCCGCCTGACCGGAATCGAGAACCACTGTGTCCGAATCTCTTCAGACCGATCCCCGCTCCGACACCGGCGACGCCGGGCTGCGTCGGGGCGTGATGGGTGGCGGCGAGCTCGCCGCCCAGGCCATCGCCAACATCGCGCCGAGCGCCGTGATCGCGTTCACCGCCGCAGCGATCTACACCACCGCAAGCGGCGGCACGTGGATCTCCTTCGCCCTTGCCACCGTCGTGATCCTGTCGGTCGGCTACTGCATATCGCAGTTCGCCAAACGACGTTCGTCGGCGGGTTCGCTGTACAGTTATGCCGCTACCGCGCTCGGCCCCTTCGGTGCGTACCTGACCGGCGTGAGCCTGATGATCGGGTGCTTCGGTATCGCGGCCGGATCGCTCAGCGGCGCGGTGGCCTACACCGCGACGCTGCTCAATCAGCTCGGGATGCCGGTCCACGGACTGGGCGCCCAAATGGTGCTCGCGGTACTGCTCGGAGCGCTGGCGACGCTGTTCACCATCCGCGGGATTCGGCTTTCCGCACGGGTTTCACTTGTGCTGGAACTGATTTCGGTGTCGATCATCACGCTGTTGCTGGTCGTCACGATGATTCACCTCGGCCCGCGAGCCTTCGACGCCGGCCAGTTCACCTTCGATGACCTCCAACCGTCGGGCATCGCCGTCGGCATGGTGTTGGCGATCTTGGGGTTCGTCGGCTTCTCCAGCGCCGATGCGCTCGCCCGTGAGGCCAAGGATCCCTACCGTGCGGTTCCCCGCGCGATCATGTGGAGCGCCGCAGGCGTCGGTGTGCTCTACGTGTTCGCCGCCTACACGCAGGTCGCCGCGCTCGGCCCGGCGCTCGGAGAGTCCGCACAACCCCTCGACGACATCGCGACGCTGGTCGGTATGCCGACGTGGTTCAACCCGATCCTCAACTTCGGAATCGCGGCATCGTTCTTCGCCGTCGTGGTCGCGCCGATGAACGTGATCGGCCGAATCCTCTACGTCATGGGCAAAGAGGGTGTGGTCCCGTCGGCCATCGGCCGCACCCACCCCACCCACCTGACCCCGCACCGGGCCCTGCTCTCGGTGGGACCGCTGGTCATCGCCGTCCCGGTCGTGCTGTATCTGTGCGACGTCGACGCCATGGATGTCGTCACCTGGGTGGACACCTACGGCACGTACGGCTACATGGTGGCGTATGCGGCGGCCGCGCTGGCCACGGTCGTCTACCTGCGCAGCATCAACGCCCGGGTTCCTCTGGTCTGGCCTGCCGCCACGGTGGCCATCGTGTCGATGGCGTACGTGTTCTACGCGAATGTGTATCCGGTTCCGCCGTTCCCGCTCAACATCATCCCGTGGCTGTTCATCGCCACGATCGTGGTGGCTCTCGCGTGGTACGGAACCCTGCGCAGGCGTTCGCCGCACGTCATCTCCAGAATCGGCACCAGCGACGTGGAGACGCTCGAGGGCGTCGGCTGATATCAGCCGATCTGGAACGTCGGCTTGAAGTCCGACTCCTGCTGGCCGATGACGAAGCTGCCGGTCGGGCTGATCACGAAGCCCGACTGGTTGCGCCCGTCGATGCAGGCCGTGGTCACGCCGTCGGTGCCGCAGCTGATCGTCTGATAACTCAGGCGCGTGTTGGGCGGCAGCGGCTTGGCGTCGCCGACGACGGCGAAGACCGGCGCCGGCGAGCTCGCGAAGCCCGGCACGCCCGGTCCGCCGCTGACCAGGTTGGCACCGTTGGGTGCCGCGGGAATCGGTCCGCTGCACCCGTAGCTGCCGGTGCGCTGCAGGACGCAGGTGATGCCCTCGCCGATGCTGAAGGCGTACCAGTTGTTGTCCATCACGGCGTATTCCGAGGTCTTGACCGGCGGATAGGCGTTGACGTTGGGGACGGTGGGAGGCGGCGGGTCGGCCAGCGGATCAGCCGCGGCCACACCAGGAACGCTCATCGCTGCCGCCCCCGCGGCGCTTACCAGCCCAACCAGCAGTCTGCTCAGCACGCCGCTACCCTAACCCGGGCCTGGGCAGTGGGCCAGCGGTCTGGTGTCAGCCACATTTGAGGTCGACGTACACCGTGGTGTAGCGGACGAACTCCTCGGTGTTGCCGCGCGCCGACGGCCTCAGTTCGGTGATGTTGCGACCGGGACGCACGGCGCTCACCGAGCAGTTGTCGGAGGAACCGCTGCCGACGCGGGTCTGGATGACGCGATAACCCTCGGCCTGCAACTGTCGAATGGTTTCATCTGCCGACGTGTCACCCGTGGGCGCGGCGCCGGCGGACCCGGCGAGAGCCATGCCGGTGAGGGCGAGGCCTGCGGTGACTGTGGCGAGAATTGTGGTTCGCATCGGAATTGCCTTTCTTTCTCGACTGAATGTGATTTCAGCCTATGGAAGCAATTCGCGATATTCCAGGAAGTCATACCGAAACCAAACATTTCAATTCGCCATGAAATTCATAGCGAATTCATATTTCTCACCAGGTCCGTTTCGACGACGCCGCGGCCGTCTCCTCGGCCTGCGCCGAAGGGAGCCGGACCGTGAACACCGTGGCAACTTCGTCGGAATCCACACGGACAGAACCATTGTGAGCCTCCACGATCGACGCGACGATCGCCAGGCCCAGCCCGGTGCTGCCCAGCTCCCGCGAACGGGCCTTGTCGGCGCGCACAAATCGACCGAACAGATTGGGAATAATCTCGGCGTCAATTCCCGGGCCATTGTCGGCCACCGTGAGTTCGACGAATTCACCGGCTGTGGCCAACGTCACCGTTACGGTCACCCCTGGCGGAGTGTGAATGCGCGCGTTGGTCATCAGATTGCTGAGCACCTGGTGTAGCCGGGCCCGGTCGCCGCGTACCCATACCGGATCGTCGGGTACCGATATGACCCAGTGGTGCGTGGGGGCCGATACCGCCACGTCGTTGGCCACGTCGACCACGAGATCGCCGAGATCGACGTCGTCGGTCTCCAGTTCCTGCCCCTCGCCCAACCGGGACAGCAGCAGCATGTCATCGACCAGCCTGGTCATCCTGCGCGCCTCGGATTCGATCCTGGCCAGCGCGTACTCGGTGGTCGGCGGCAACGCGGCGCTGTCCTGCCGGGTGAGTTCGGCGTACCCCTGGATCGCCGCGAGCGGTGTACGCAGTTCGTGGCTCGCATCGGTGAGGAACTGCCGGGTGCGCCGGTCGGATGAGGCAAGTTCGGCCAGCGCACTGTCGACGTGACTGAGCAGTCGGTTGAGCGTGGTACCCACGATGCCGACCTCGCTGCCGGGGTCGGTGTCCTGCTCGCGCACCCGCACCGTGATCCGATGATCGTCGCCGTCGAGGCGCAGCGTCGCCACCTCGGCCGCGGCCGCAGCCACCCGGCGCAGCGGACGTAGCGCGAACCGCACCACCGCGACGGTGCCTGCCGCCGTGACGATCAGCGCAACGATGACGATCGCCGCCACCAATCCCGACTTACGGGCGATCAGCAGGTTCGCCCGGTCGAGGGCCACACCGCACAGCAGAACATCACCGTCCCCGACGGATTGGCTTCCTAGCCGGTACGAACCGAGGCCTGGCAGTTTGACCGTCCGCGTCTGGCCGTCGCTCCAGTCCTGCGCATCGAGTGCGGCCGTCACCTCCGGTGATGCCTGACGCGGTTCCCCGTCGGAGAACAACGCCGACTGCACCACCTCACCGTCGTGCACGACCGCGATCAGATTGCCCGGGGCCTGCCCGACGTAGGCCGTCAGCCCCTCGTCATCGTCGGGTAGACCACGCTGATGCTTGGCATACGAATGCCCGAATGCCGCAAGCGACCGCGACACCTCGGTGTCGCTCATCGTCGAGACGTAGTTCTGCAGGCTGTACACCGACAGCGTGCCGACCGCGAGCAACACCACCGTGACGATCGCGGTCACCCCGAGCACGAGTTGCCGACGCAGTGACCGTGGCCACCATCTTCTCCCCCATGACATCGATCAGTCGGCAGGCTTGAGCATGTACCCCACACCCCGAACCGTCTGGATCATCGGTTCGCGTCCGGCGTCGATCTTCTTGCGCAGATAGGAGATGTAGAGATCCACGACGCTGGACTTGCCGCCGAATCCGTAGTTCCACACCCGGTCCAGGATCTCGGCGCGGCTCAACGCCCTTCGGGGATTGCGCATCAGGTAACGCAACAACTCGAACTCTGTGGCGGTCAACGAGATCGGCTCACCACCACGCGTGACACCCCGACTCGCACCGTCGAGGACCATGTCGCCCACCTTGAGCACTTCGTCGGCGGGTGGCGTGGTGTGCGTGGAACGTCTGAGCAGACCGCGCAGCCTGGCCACCAACTCCTCCAGACTGAACGGCTTTGTCATGTAGTCATCGGCACCGGCGGTCAAGCCAGAAACCCTGTCCAGCACGGAATCTCGTGCGGTGAGGAACAAGGTGGGGGTATAGCCGTCGGACTGGCGCACGCGTTGCAGAACCTGCAGACCATCGACGTCAGGCAGCATGATG
This genomic window from Mycolicibacterium goodii contains:
- a CDS encoding PepSY domain-containing protein, which codes for MRTTILATVTAGLALTGMALAGSAGAAPTGDTSADETIRQLQAEGYRVIQTRVGSGSSDNCSVSAVRPGRNITELRPSARGNTEEFVRYTTVYVDLKCG
- a CDS encoding response regulator transcription factor, with product MTAMSVSEQSPRPRQAILGQLPRIQRADGSPIRVLLVDDEPALTNLVKMALHYEGWTVDVAHNGRDAVAKFNEIDPDVVVLDIMLPDVDGLQVLQRVRQSDGYTPTLFLTARDSVLDRVSGLTAGADDYMTKPFSLEELVARLRGLLRRSTHTTPPADEVLKVGDMVLDGASRGVTRGGEPISLTATEFELLRYLMRNPRRALSRAEILDRVWNYGFGGKSSVVDLYISYLRKKIDAGREPMIQTVRGVGYMLKPAD
- a CDS encoding sensor histidine kinase — encoded protein: MSWGRRWWPRSLRRQLVLGVTAIVTVVLLAVGTLSVYSLQNYVSTMSDTEVSRSLAAFGHSYAKHQRGLPDDDEGLTAYVGQAPGNLIAVVHDGEVVQSALFSDGEPRQASPEVTAALDAQDWSDGQTRTVKLPGLGSYRLGSQSVGDGDVLLCGVALDRANLLIARKSGLVAAIVIVALIVTAAGTVAVVRFALRPLRRVAAAAAEVATLRLDGDDHRITVRVREQDTDPGSEVGIVGTTLNRLLSHVDSALAELASSDRRTRQFLTDASHELRTPLAAIQGYAELTRQDSAALPPTTEYALARIESEARRMTRLVDDMLLLSRLGEGQELETDDVDLGDLVVDVANDVAVSAPTHHWVISVPDDPVWVRGDRARLHQVLSNLMTNARIHTPPGVTVTVTLATAGEFVELTVADNGPGIDAEIIPNLFGRFVRADKARSRELGSTGLGLAIVASIVEAHNGSVRVDSDEVATVFTVRLPSAQAEETAAASSKRTW
- a CDS encoding zinc-binding dehydrogenase codes for the protein MSAPDNTQDHPASTSIRAAVFDGAISVESVELAAPRPGEVRVKIAAAGVCHSDLHVTTGAWDVPAPVVLGHEGSGVVTAVGEGVDDLEPGDHVVLSWVPGCGQCRYCQAGRPAQCSLVANVVAGRGTLYDGTTRLSNERGTIHHYLGVSSYAEQVVVPRSGAIKVRKDAPLEDIAIVGCAIATGVGAVRNTAGVEPGSTVAVIGCGGVGLACVQGARLAGASRIVAIDVVSEKLELATKLGATDTIDAAASEDVVAAMRAIEADGYDYVFDAIGKITTTEQAIAALGLGGAAVIVGLPPQGERASFDPLALAEGDQRILGSNYGSAVPERDIPALVDEVMAGNLDLASMISGRRPLEEAAAALDDLAAGHALRQLLIPSA
- a CDS encoding APC family permease is translated as MSESLQTDPRSDTGDAGLRRGVMGGGELAAQAIANIAPSAVIAFTAAAIYTTASGGTWISFALATVVILSVGYCISQFAKRRSSAGSLYSYAATALGPFGAYLTGVSLMIGCFGIAAGSLSGAVAYTATLLNQLGMPVHGLGAQMVLAVLLGALATLFTIRGIRLSARVSLVLELISVSIITLLLVVTMIHLGPRAFDAGQFTFDDLQPSGIAVGMVLAILGFVGFSSADALAREAKDPYRAVPRAIMWSAAGVGVLYVFAAYTQVAALGPALGESAQPLDDIATLVGMPTWFNPILNFGIAASFFAVVVAPMNVIGRILYVMGKEGVVPSAIGRTHPTHLTPHRALLSVGPLVIAVPVVLYLCDVDAMDVVTWVDTYGTYGYMVAYAAAALATVVYLRSINARVPLVWPAATVAIVSMAYVFYANVYPVPPFPLNIIPWLFIATIVVALAWYGTLRRRSPHVISRIGTSDVETLEGVG